The Flavobacterium faecale genomic sequence CCAAAAAATATTTGTTTCCGTTGGCATCTGTAGCAATTGCTTTATTGCGACCAGGTGCAGGTTCTACAACGACATCAAACGTTTGTTTTTCATATGTGCTGTATACTTGGCCTTCTCCTAGTTTTCCATTGAGATTCAAGTCACCTGACACATCATGGCCGTTTTCATCTGTACCCGTTGCCGAATAATCATAACGGTAGGTCTTTGGAGCATAACCATAGCAGCCATTTTGACTTTTGTTCATGCGCAATCCGTATTGTTGCCGTTTTACAATAGGAGCTTCTGCTAACTTTTCCTCTTTTTTACAAGAAATTAGAGTTAGTAACATCAAAGTTGTAGTAAGTAATTTCATGAGGGGCATCATTTTATTTTACAAACTTAACGTTACTTTATTTCATTTCTTTGCGGAAAACCTCATTTTGATCCTTTTTTTATAAAATTTTAATTTTCGTTTTTTTTCTGTATATGTAATCACATTGCAATAGTTTTTAAATTATCATTATAGCAATCCTAGGTCTTTTGTAGTAGCAATAAGCTGTACATTATTTACGGCCTTGAAGTACACTTTTAATTTAGTTATTCTTTTTTCAATGCTGCTAGGACTGCTAGGTTGTATTTTCTTTGATTTAAAAGCTGCCGAAATTTCACCCAATGTATTACCTTTCGCCATCAGTTTCAAGATAAAAATATCATAATCTTCAATCTCAATAAGTTGTTGCTCTTTGAGTAGTTTTTCAATTTCGATTGGCATCACTGGTTTAATATTAGAAAAAGCTTGAACGATTGTAGTACTTAAATTCGGAATACTATCGCGACCTTTAATAATGTAACCATCAATGGCATATTTTTCGAATAATGATCGAATGCGATATGA encodes the following:
- a CDS encoding response regulator transcription factor, which gives rise to MFKKVLITDDLDIVCDTVQTVVRQLSIDDIHLAAYCDDAYLKIKKSLIEKKPFDLLITDLSFKDNFQKNNINNGEDLIASVKKIQPSLKIIVFSVEDKSYRIRSLFEKYAIDGYIIKGRDSIPNLSTTIVQAFSNIKPVMPIEIEKLLKEQQLIEIEDYDIFILKLMAKGNTLGEISAAFKSKKIQPSSPSSIEKRITKLKVYFKAVNNVQLIATTKDLGLL